The following proteins are co-located in the Mesorhizobium sp. M1E.F.Ca.ET.045.02.1.1 genome:
- a CDS encoding lytic transglycosylase domain-containing protein, with product MIRRIPLLLVLLATPAAADIPTIDGTTLDERQDRNDKTTEIDHVDRDRYTTNESVTCAVYRPGRKDDPVAAANANPSIAGMVRRVAREEGIDENQFLALVYQESRFNPCAKSSAGAIGLSQLMPGTASDLGVNPYSIEQNLRGGARYFKQQLKHFDGNVSLALAAYNSGSGNVESYGGIPPYRETQDYVRVITQKWLPAFGGSDKSGIPLNYGSTSTAYEGMRSSTVNAFALTSATGDGSGDVASWFEQFGSAATGTEQDSWDQNSGARNANIDMLNRMIGLGASLADLVNSRNAVTLSDISGASRSGRYQDGDGGDNRAITGFCDDRTGLVWNPEIKACVQQLNQNAELLLVPQ from the coding sequence ATGATCCGACGAATTCCCCTGTTGCTCGTTCTTCTCGCGACGCCGGCCGCGGCCGATATTCCGACCATCGATGGAACTACACTGGATGAGCGCCAGGACCGGAACGACAAGACCACCGAAATCGATCATGTGGACCGCGATCGCTACACGACCAATGAAAGCGTCACCTGCGCGGTGTATCGGCCGGGCCGCAAGGATGATCCGGTCGCCGCGGCCAACGCAAATCCATCGATCGCAGGCATGGTGCGGCGTGTCGCGCGCGAAGAGGGGATCGACGAGAACCAGTTTCTGGCGCTCGTCTATCAGGAGAGCCGGTTCAATCCTTGCGCCAAGTCCAGCGCCGGCGCGATCGGACTGTCCCAGCTCATGCCAGGCACGGCTTCGGACCTCGGCGTCAATCCTTACAGCATCGAGCAGAACCTGCGGGGTGGCGCCCGCTATTTCAAGCAGCAGCTCAAGCACTTCGACGGAAACGTCTCGCTGGCGCTCGCCGCCTACAATTCCGGTTCGGGCAATGTCGAAAGCTATGGCGGAATTCCGCCGTATCGCGAAACACAGGATTATGTCCGCGTTATAACGCAGAAATGGCTGCCTGCCTTCGGCGGGTCGGACAAGTCGGGCATTCCGCTGAACTATGGGAGCACGAGCACAGCCTATGAAGGCATGCGCTCCAGCACCGTGAACGCTTTTGCGCTGACGAGCGCCACAGGCGACGGCTCAGGCGATGTTGCATCCTGGTTCGAGCAGTTCGGTTCTGCCGCGACCGGCACGGAGCAGGACAGTTGGGACCAGAATTCCGGTGCCCGCAACGCCAACATCGATATGCTCAATCGTATGATCGGTCTCGGCGCCAGCCTGGCCGATCTCGTCAACTCCAGGAATGCGGTCACCCTGAGCGACATTTCCGGCGCCAGCCGCTCCGGCCGCTACCAGGACGGTGACGGCGGTGACAATCGAGCCATTACCGGCTTCTGCGACGATCGCACCGGCCTGGTCTGGAATCCCGAGATCAAAGCTTGCGTCCAACAACTCAACCAGAACGCCGAACTGCTCCTCGTTCCTCAATGA
- a CDS encoding VirB4 family type IV secretion/conjugal transfer ATPase, whose translation MLTVVADELGFGRERRRERSIASHIPYMRHLSDTVIGLASGAVLSVIKLDGLFFQTEDQAELNMRASVQNTLIRALGSSRYSLWSTVIRRQVKPELGGSFSDHFCDLLNQRYSAVLSEKRMFANELYLTIVRTGMRGPLGTAEAVSRLFDRSTRPQVRRQRTHEHINELEEVVGNVTRELQKYGARALGVTYRDGEPYSEPCAFFNAILTCGLSRDMRLPRMGIRSYVGTSRLHFSRRTLQAQGATDADNRFGAMLSIKEYPPFSGPGMLDGLLQVNHEFVLTQSFTLADKPVAQERISRLQRQIRASDEAGSTVETDIDFALNSLVNQEAVFGYHHFSLLCLSRELAGLDKAVSELGACLTDMNVNWLREDLNMEASFWAQLPGNHAYIARSCMLSSANFSGFSSMHNFATGQASGIHWGLPISILETTSQTPYWFNFHQRDVGHFLVTGPTGSGKTVALTFLLAQAFRISPEPRAVFFDKDEGASIFIRAVNGNYEVLQPGTPTGFNPLQLENTPANREFLVRLLKAMLSPAGGHGFSQEEEDTLERAIRRICEEPVEQRTLANLSGLLMGRSRSAANDLQSRLRPWFEGEKAWLFNAPHDALSFSGRRIFGFDMTHILDNEDVRTPALMYLFHRIEELLTGDPVLIFMDEGWKLLQDPAFSSYIVDKMKTIRKLNGIVGFGTQSAADIARAPQSHTLIEQSATNLHFPNPRADEESYIRRFGLTAKEFAFIRNTPPERRTFLIKHGNDSVIARLDLSAMPDIVKVLSGRKDTIEACAALRARLGEDPAAWLSDFCGWGRAA comes from the coding sequence AGCGTGCAGAACACCTTGATCCGCGCGCTCGGATCAAGCCGCTATTCGCTGTGGTCGACGGTGATCCGCAGGCAGGTCAAGCCGGAGCTCGGCGGCTCGTTCTCCGATCACTTCTGCGACCTTCTCAATCAGCGCTACTCGGCGGTGCTTAGCGAGAAGCGCATGTTCGCCAACGAACTCTATTTGACGATCGTACGGACCGGCATGCGCGGTCCCTTAGGAACCGCCGAGGCGGTCTCAAGGCTGTTCGATCGGTCCACGCGGCCGCAAGTACGCCGGCAGCGAACCCACGAACACATCAACGAGCTGGAAGAAGTCGTCGGCAACGTCACACGCGAGCTCCAGAAATACGGCGCACGTGCTCTCGGCGTCACCTATCGCGACGGCGAGCCCTATTCCGAGCCGTGCGCGTTCTTCAACGCCATACTGACTTGCGGCCTGTCGCGGGACATGCGGCTGCCCCGCATGGGAATCCGCAGCTATGTCGGGACCTCGCGGCTGCATTTCTCACGACGAACGTTGCAGGCGCAGGGTGCCACGGACGCCGACAATCGCTTTGGCGCGATGCTGTCGATCAAGGAGTATCCGCCGTTTTCGGGCCCGGGCATGCTCGACGGCCTGCTCCAGGTCAATCACGAGTTCGTCCTTACCCAGTCCTTCACGCTTGCTGACAAGCCGGTCGCGCAGGAACGGATTTCACGCCTGCAGCGGCAGATACGCGCTTCCGACGAGGCCGGCAGTACGGTCGAGACGGACATCGACTTTGCGCTCAACAGCCTGGTCAATCAGGAAGCAGTGTTCGGCTATCACCATTTCAGCCTGCTCTGCCTGTCGCGCGAGTTGGCCGGGCTCGACAAGGCAGTCTCGGAGCTTGGCGCCTGCCTCACCGACATGAACGTCAACTGGCTGCGCGAGGACCTGAACATGGAGGCGTCCTTCTGGGCGCAACTGCCGGGCAACCATGCGTACATCGCGCGCTCCTGCATGCTGTCCAGCGCTAACTTCTCCGGCTTCTCCTCCATGCACAATTTCGCGACGGGTCAGGCGTCCGGCATCCATTGGGGCCTGCCGATCTCGATCCTCGAGACCACGTCGCAGACCCCCTACTGGTTCAATTTTCACCAGCGTGACGTCGGGCATTTTCTGGTCACGGGCCCGACGGGCTCCGGCAAAACCGTCGCGCTTACTTTCCTGCTTGCGCAAGCGTTTCGCATCTCGCCCGAGCCTCGGGCAGTGTTCTTTGACAAGGACGAGGGCGCCTCGATCTTCATTCGCGCCGTCAACGGCAACTATGAGGTCCTGCAGCCCGGCACGCCGACCGGTTTCAATCCGCTGCAACTGGAAAATACCCCCGCGAACCGCGAATTCCTGGTTCGTCTTCTGAAGGCCATGCTGTCGCCCGCAGGCGGTCACGGCTTCTCCCAGGAAGAGGAAGACACGCTCGAGCGCGCCATCAGGCGCATTTGCGAGGAGCCAGTCGAGCAGCGGACGCTCGCCAATCTGTCCGGGCTTCTCATGGGGCGCTCACGCTCGGCCGCCAATGATCTCCAGTCGCGGTTGAGGCCATGGTTCGAAGGCGAAAAGGCATGGCTCTTCAACGCGCCGCACGACGCACTCTCTTTTTCCGGCAGGCGCATCTTCGGGTTCGACATGACGCATATCCTCGATAATGAAGACGTGCGCACGCCGGCACTGATGTATCTGTTCCACCGCATCGAAGAACTGCTCACAGGCGATCCCGTCCTGATCTTCATGGACGAGGGCTGGAAGCTGCTGCAGGACCCAGCGTTTTCCAGCTATATCGTCGACAAGATGAAGACGATCCGCAAACTGAACGGGATCGTTGGCTTCGGCACCCAGTCAGCCGCGGATATAGCCCGGGCGCCGCAATCGCACACTTTGATCGAGCAGTCGGCGACAAACCTGCATTTCCCGAACCCGCGCGCGGATGAGGAAAGTTACATCCGACGCTTCGGTCTGACGGCCAAGGAATTTGCCTTCATCCGCAACACGCCGCCGGAGCGGCGGACCTTCCTCATCAAGCATGGCAACGATTCCGTCATTGCCCGGCTGGACCTTTCCGCGATGCCGGACATCGTCAAGGTGCTGTCCGGCCGCAAGGACACGATCGAAGCCTGCGCGGCGCTGCGTGCCCGCCTTGGCGAGGATCCGGCGGCGTGGCTGTCCGATTTCTGCGGATGGGGGAGGGCGGCATGA